One stretch of Methylococcus capsulatus DNA includes these proteins:
- a CDS encoding DUF484 family protein, which translates to MNFGKARRAEREELSASQVADYLWKHPDFFHDQLDLLESMHVPHPCGEAVSLVARQIELLRGKNRKQQGQLNDLLRIARENDALFIRFHRLTLSLLDAASVDDMLAGLKWSLHEGFQVDFVSVRVFRTVAHPAVGDLHVMPEPAVSILLEPLLASCEPVCGSPPEPVLEFLFGANAPEVASCALVPLCHAGIKGLLAIGSLDARRFSPEMGNLFLVQMGEIVAARLVALIDRER; encoded by the coding sequence ATGAACTTCGGTAAGGCCAGGCGCGCGGAGCGCGAGGAACTTTCGGCTTCCCAGGTGGCGGATTACCTGTGGAAGCATCCGGACTTTTTCCACGACCAGCTCGATCTGCTGGAGTCCATGCATGTGCCCCACCCCTGCGGTGAAGCAGTTTCCCTGGTGGCGCGTCAGATCGAGCTGCTGCGCGGGAAGAACAGGAAGCAGCAGGGGCAGTTGAACGACCTGCTCAGGATCGCCCGGGAGAACGACGCCCTGTTCATCCGTTTCCATCGGCTCACGCTGAGTCTGCTGGATGCCGCTTCGGTGGATGACATGCTGGCGGGACTGAAATGGAGCCTGCACGAAGGGTTCCAGGTCGACTTCGTCTCCGTCAGGGTTTTCCGCACCGTCGCCCATCCTGCGGTCGGTGATCTGCACGTGATGCCGGAACCGGCCGTGAGCATACTGCTCGAACCCCTTCTGGCCTCCTGCGAGCCGGTGTGTGGTTCTCCGCCCGAGCCCGTGCTGGAGTTCCTTTTCGGCGCCAATGCCCCCGAGGTGGCATCGTGCGCCCTGGTGCCTCTCTGTCATGCCGGGATCAAGGGGCTCTTGGCGATAGGCAGCCTCGACGCCAGGCGGTTCAGTCCGGAAATGGGCAATCTGTTTCTGGTGCAGATGGGCGAGATCGTCGCCGCCCGCCTCGTTGCGCTGATCGACCGTGAGCGCTGA
- the rdgC gene encoding recombination-associated protein RdgC has protein sequence MWFKNLVLYRFTEAFTLTAEQLEEALGARRFAPCGSMELAAAGWHPPLRRDDLPLVHAANGYLMISLLKEEKILPASVVNEALEERAEEIEARRGTPVGRKERRDLRDEVFNSLLPRAFSHTRRTYAYVDPRGGWLVVDSASAKKAEELVSLLRQTLGSLPVAPLATQSRPPAVMTAWLLEQDPPPDVVIEDECELRSPDEEGAIVRCRRQDLSAPEIRNHIDAGKEVVRLAVSWNDRLNCTLDDVLGVKKLRFLDVIQEQAAEIDTADEIERFDADFAIMTLELSQFLARLVELFGGEAVQRSVMADNNKS, from the coding sequence ATGTGGTTCAAAAACCTCGTCCTCTACCGATTCACCGAAGCCTTCACTCTTACGGCGGAACAACTCGAAGAAGCCCTCGGGGCTCGCCGCTTCGCACCCTGCGGCAGCATGGAGCTGGCCGCCGCCGGCTGGCATCCGCCACTGCGCCGTGACGATCTGCCCTTGGTGCATGCCGCCAATGGCTACCTGATGATCTCTTTGCTCAAAGAAGAAAAAATCCTTCCGGCCTCGGTGGTGAACGAAGCGCTGGAGGAGCGGGCCGAGGAGATCGAAGCGCGGCGCGGGACGCCGGTCGGGCGTAAGGAGCGCCGCGACCTGCGCGACGAGGTGTTCAACAGCCTGCTGCCCCGTGCGTTCAGCCATACGCGCCGGACCTACGCTTATGTCGATCCGCGCGGCGGATGGCTGGTGGTGGACAGCGCCAGCGCCAAGAAGGCGGAGGAACTGGTCAGCCTGCTGCGGCAGACCCTCGGCTCCCTGCCGGTGGCGCCGCTCGCGACTCAAAGCCGTCCGCCAGCGGTGATGACCGCCTGGTTGCTGGAACAGGACCCGCCGCCGGATGTGGTCATAGAGGACGAATGCGAGCTGCGCTCGCCGGACGAGGAGGGCGCTATCGTCCGCTGCCGCCGCCAGGACCTGTCGGCGCCGGAAATCCGCAACCACATCGATGCGGGCAAGGAAGTCGTGCGCCTGGCGGTGAGCTGGAACGACCGCCTGAACTGCACCCTGGACGATGTGCTGGGAGTCAAGAAGCTGCGTTTCCTGGATGTGATCCAGGAGCAGGCCGCGGAAATCGACACTGCGGACGAAATCGAGCGTTTCGATGCGGACTTTGCCATCATGACGCTGGAGCTGTCACAATTTCTGGCGCGCCTCGTCGAACTCTTCGGTGGCGAAGCCGTCCAACGTTCTGTGATGGCGGACAACAACAAAAGCTGA
- the dapF gene encoding diaminopimelate epimerase encodes MLRFTKMQGLGNDFVVIDAIHQTVNPDPAGLRRLADRHYGVGCDQILLVEPPISEEVDFRYRIFNADGGEVAQCGNGARCFARFVREKGLIDRDEIRVETAAGRMVLWIEASGEVKVEMGVPRHAPAEVPLLADQERSAYKVSIEGVDWLFGAVSVGNPHAVITVADVDEAPVTRIGAALERHGIFPERANIGFMQVLGPHHARLRVYERGAGETLACGSGACAAAVVGIVQGTLEDPVRVDLPGGTLQIGWQGRGAPVYLTGPAVTVFEGRIET; translated from the coding sequence ATGCTACGTTTCACCAAAATGCAGGGGCTGGGCAACGACTTCGTCGTGATCGATGCCATTCATCAGACGGTGAATCCGGATCCGGCGGGATTGCGCCGGCTGGCCGACCGGCATTACGGTGTAGGCTGCGACCAGATTCTGCTGGTGGAGCCGCCGATATCGGAGGAGGTGGATTTCCGCTATCGGATTTTCAATGCCGACGGCGGTGAGGTCGCGCAATGCGGCAACGGCGCGCGCTGCTTTGCCCGCTTCGTGCGTGAGAAGGGGCTCATCGACCGCGACGAAATCCGGGTGGAGACCGCAGCCGGCCGCATGGTTCTGTGGATTGAGGCAAGCGGTGAAGTCAAGGTCGAAATGGGGGTGCCGCGCCACGCGCCTGCCGAGGTCCCGCTGCTGGCGGATCAAGAGCGGTCGGCCTACAAGGTGAGCATCGAGGGCGTGGACTGGCTGTTCGGCGCCGTCTCCGTGGGCAACCCCCACGCGGTGATCACGGTAGCCGATGTGGACGAGGCGCCGGTGACGCGAATTGGAGCTGCGCTGGAGCGGCACGGGATCTTTCCCGAACGCGCCAACATCGGTTTCATGCAGGTCCTGGGTCCGCATCATGCACGCCTGCGGGTCTACGAGAGGGGGGCGGGAGAAACCCTCGCCTGCGGCAGTGGCGCTTGCGCCGCTGCGGTGGTGGGCATTGTGCAGGGGACGCTGGAAGATCCCGTACGCGTCGATCTGCCGGGCGGCACCTTGCAGATTGGCTGGCAGGGAAGGGGGGCGCCGGTTTACCTGACCGGTCCGGCGGTCACCGTGTTCGAGGGGAGAATAGAAACATGA
- a CDS encoding DUF2333 family protein, which translates to MAASPKRPGLLKSFFGAILRAYHPRTMREKGLLWTVTMLTVLVLGIFLAIAEYWGEEPEEFDVLASAIQDAGVKNSRELPLGYTYATTLIDIGETLLYKPGGFLANDMFPPGVFEDNMPMWEYGALTALRDATSALRNHIARAQSQSKEDPDLAQAEPFFYFDHTSWQLPSSESEYQKGIEAMMRYRARLMKREASFFSRADNLRQYLEILEKRLGSLSNRLSASAGDMSQMNTDEKRGTVTKTSWWNVDDIFFEARGYSWAAIHILKAIEFDFRDILGNKTALVSLQSIIHELEDGQAPFLSPIILNGDGFGIFANYSLTLANYIARANAATIDLRNLLQQG; encoded by the coding sequence ATGGCTGCGTCACCCAAACGTCCAGGTCTGCTGAAGTCTTTCTTCGGCGCCATCCTCCGCGCGTACCATCCGCGCACCATGCGCGAGAAGGGCCTGCTCTGGACCGTGACGATGCTGACCGTTCTGGTGCTGGGAATTTTCCTGGCGATCGCTGAGTACTGGGGCGAAGAACCGGAAGAATTCGACGTGCTCGCTTCCGCCATTCAGGATGCCGGCGTCAAGAATTCACGCGAGTTGCCGCTGGGTTATACCTATGCGACGACGCTGATCGACATCGGCGAAACCCTCCTTTACAAGCCGGGCGGATTCCTGGCCAATGATATGTTCCCACCAGGCGTCTTCGAGGACAACATGCCGATGTGGGAGTACGGGGCGCTAACTGCGTTGCGCGATGCCACCTCGGCCCTACGCAACCACATCGCCCGAGCCCAGTCGCAATCCAAGGAAGACCCAGATCTTGCCCAAGCCGAGCCTTTCTTCTATTTCGACCATACCTCCTGGCAGTTGCCGTCGTCCGAATCGGAATACCAGAAAGGCATCGAGGCGATGATGCGTTACCGTGCCCGGCTGATGAAGCGCGAGGCCAGTTTCTTCTCCCGTGCCGACAATCTGCGGCAGTACCTGGAAATCCTCGAAAAGCGTCTGGGCAGTCTGTCCAACCGCTTGAGTGCGAGTGCCGGCGACATGAGCCAGATGAACACGGACGAGAAAAGAGGGACGGTCACCAAGACCTCCTGGTGGAACGTCGACGACATCTTCTTCGAAGCTCGGGGCTACAGTTGGGCGGCGATCCATATCCTCAAGGCCATCGAATTCGACTTCCGCGACATCCTCGGCAACAAGACCGCGCTGGTCTCGCTGCAGTCCATCATCCACGAACTGGAGGACGGCCAGGCACCATTCCTGAGCCCGATCATCCTGAACGGCGACGGCTTCGGTATTTTCGCCAATTATTCACTGACCCTCGCCAATTACATCGCCCGCGCCAACGCGGCGACGATCGATCTGCGCAACTTGCTCCAACAAGGCTGA
- a CDS encoding DUF4389 domain-containing protein, whose amino-acid sequence MSDETFERPAITGIGRRLVFMVFFVVVLGAVRFVFWAIVAFQFLSHLFTGGVNPNAVQSGARLAEYIYRIMLFLTYETEAMPFPFGERADRPDHRGR is encoded by the coding sequence ATGTCTGACGAGACTTTCGAACGTCCTGCGATCACCGGCATCGGTCGCCGGCTGGTCTTCATGGTGTTTTTTGTGGTGGTGCTGGGGGCGGTCCGATTCGTGTTCTGGGCCATCGTCGCTTTCCAGTTCCTGAGTCATCTTTTCACCGGTGGCGTGAATCCCAACGCCGTCCAGAGCGGCGCCCGGCTGGCCGAATACATCTATCGCATCATGTTGTTCCTGACCTACGAGACCGAGGCCATGCCGTTCCCCTTCGGCGAACGGGCGGATCGTCCGGACCACCGGGGCCGCTGA
- the mutY gene encoding A/G-specific adenine glycosylase: protein MSLLLLSAFQQAVLDWFDLHGRHDLPWQRPRTPYRVWISEVMLQQTQVATAIGYFERFMQRFPRLAVLAAADVEEVLALWSGLGYYGRARNLHRTARIVAEHHAGELPADLAGLTVLPGIGRSTAGAILSLGFDRRAAILDGNVRRVLARHHGVGGWPGTAKVEKELWRLSEELTPSTRCADYNQAMMDLGATVCTRRAPDCTACPLAGACIARREGRQTELPVPRRAGPTPVRSTYMLLMVDPDRGVMLQKRPPAGIWAGLWAFPEFADLDEMSTWCALHSIHPGRIEPLPRRRHTFSHFHLDYTPVVVHCGARRTGVEEGAQGLWHPVGAEIGFGVPAPVRQLLHELERLI, encoded by the coding sequence GTGTCCCTTCTACTGCTCTCCGCCTTCCAGCAGGCCGTGCTCGACTGGTTCGATCTGCACGGCCGCCACGATCTGCCCTGGCAGCGGCCCCGCACGCCCTATCGGGTATGGATATCCGAGGTCATGCTGCAACAGACCCAGGTCGCCACAGCCATCGGCTATTTCGAGCGGTTCATGCAGCGGTTCCCCCGTCTTGCGGTTCTGGCCGCAGCAGACGTCGAGGAGGTCCTGGCGCTATGGTCCGGTCTGGGCTACTACGGTCGCGCCCGCAATCTCCACCGCACCGCCCGGATCGTCGCCGAGCATCATGCCGGCGAACTGCCAGCCGATCTCGCGGGGCTGACGGTGCTGCCAGGTATCGGCCGTTCTACGGCCGGCGCGATCCTGAGCCTGGGATTCGATCGCCGGGCGGCGATCCTCGACGGGAACGTCCGCCGGGTGCTGGCACGCCACCATGGCGTCGGAGGCTGGCCGGGCACAGCGAAAGTGGAAAAAGAATTGTGGCGGCTGAGTGAAGAACTGACACCTTCAACGCGGTGCGCGGACTACAACCAGGCGATGATGGACCTGGGCGCGACGGTGTGCACGCGGCGCGCACCGGATTGCACAGCCTGCCCGCTGGCCGGAGCCTGCATCGCCCGGCGGGAAGGCCGGCAGACCGAACTGCCGGTGCCCCGCCGGGCCGGCCCGACGCCGGTGCGCTCGACCTATATGCTGCTGATGGTCGATCCCGATAGGGGGGTGATGCTGCAAAAACGCCCGCCCGCCGGGATCTGGGCGGGCCTGTGGGCTTTTCCGGAGTTCGCCGACCTGGACGAAATGAGCACCTGGTGTGCGCTACACAGCATTCACCCCGGCCGGATTGAGCCCCTGCCGCGGCGCCGTCATACTTTCAGTCATTTTCATCTGGACTATACGCCGGTCGTCGTTCACTGCGGTGCGCGCCGCACCGGCGTCGAAGAAGGGGCGCAAGGTCTTTGGCACCCCGTAGGCGCCGAGATCGGATTCGGCGTCCCGGCTCCGGTTCGCCAACTGCTGCACGAACTCGAACGACTCATCTGA
- a CDS encoding oxidative damage protection protein has protein sequence MARRIICAKLGIEAEGLDAPPFPGPQGQRIFEHVSKEAWQDWLKLQTMLINEHRLTPFEASARKFLEQEREKFLFGGGTATPEGYVPPRS, from the coding sequence ATGGCAAGACGAATCATTTGCGCGAAACTCGGCATCGAAGCCGAAGGGTTGGATGCCCCGCCGTTTCCCGGACCCCAGGGTCAGCGCATCTTCGAGCACGTGTCCAAAGAAGCCTGGCAGGACTGGCTCAAGCTGCAAACCATGCTGATCAACGAACACCGACTGACGCCATTCGAAGCCAGCGCCCGGAAGTTTCTGGAACAGGAGAGGGAGAAATTCCTGTTCGGTGGAGGCACTGCCACACCCGAAGGCTATGTGCCGCCCAGGTCCTGA
- the yjgA gene encoding ribosome biogenesis factor YjgA, with amino-acid sequence MQDELDDLDDAVEEESSGRRRNHAKMKRESAELLELGRELLLLPQEGLDRLALPEPVAEAVRLGRRIDAHGALKRQIKYIGKLLRQIDAGPIRDVLDAMKSDSTAAARRQHLIERWRDRLIAEGDQAVDALMGEFPGADRQLFRKLVRGAREERMRAKPPRHARQLFQEIRRLLAEAEECSE; translated from the coding sequence ATGCAAGACGAACTCGACGACCTGGATGACGCAGTGGAGGAGGAAAGCTCCGGCCGCCGCCGTAACCACGCGAAAATGAAGCGCGAGAGCGCAGAGCTGTTGGAACTCGGCCGGGAACTGCTGCTGCTGCCACAGGAAGGACTGGACCGACTGGCGCTGCCCGAGCCGGTCGCAGAGGCCGTGCGGCTGGGGAGGCGCATCGACGCACATGGGGCGCTGAAACGGCAGATCAAATACATCGGCAAACTGCTGCGCCAGATCGACGCTGGACCGATCCGCGACGTCCTCGACGCCATGAAGAGTGACAGCACCGCGGCTGCCAGGCGGCAACACCTGATCGAACGATGGCGCGACCGGCTCATCGCCGAAGGCGACCAAGCCGTCGACGCGCTGATGGGGGAGTTCCCCGGTGCGGACCGCCAGTTGTTCCGGAAACTGGTCCGCGGCGCCCGCGAGGAGCGGATGCGGGCCAAGCCGCCGCGCCACGCCCGTCAACTGTTCCAGGAAATCCGCCGGCTGCTCGCAGAGGCCGAGGAATGTTCCGAGTGA
- the xerC gene encoding tyrosine recombinase XerC: MAPAAREQLDDYLDRLARRASRHTHAAYRRDLCAFQKYCESVNVAGWADVDAARIRAYIGARHHQGKLSARSLQRCLSAIRSFFDDLLKKRLLQGNPARGVRPPKSRRRLPRLLDVDAVAGLLDAPAGDRLEIRDRAMWELFYSSGLRLSELVGLDVGDVDFAAGSVFVRNGKGGKARYVPVGARALEAIGAWLEVRSALTGAVRPALFVSRQGRRIAPRTVEMRLERWRAKLNLVERVHPHMLRHSFASHMLEASSDLRAVQELLGHATLATTQIYTHVDFQRLAAVYDQSHPRARRDRHRKA; the protein is encoded by the coding sequence ATGGCGCCGGCCGCCCGCGAGCAGCTCGACGATTATCTGGACCGGCTGGCGCGGCGGGCGTCCAGACACACACATGCAGCCTACCGGCGGGACCTTTGCGCTTTCCAGAAGTACTGTGAGTCGGTGAATGTCGCTGGCTGGGCGGACGTGGACGCCGCCAGGATCAGGGCCTACATCGGCGCCCGGCATCATCAGGGGAAGCTGTCGGCCCGCAGTCTTCAGCGCTGTCTTTCCGCCATTCGCAGTTTTTTCGACGATCTGCTGAAAAAACGGTTGTTGCAAGGCAACCCGGCGCGCGGCGTGCGTCCGCCCAAGAGCAGGCGTCGGCTGCCGCGTCTGCTCGATGTGGATGCGGTCGCCGGGCTGCTCGACGCGCCCGCCGGCGATCGGCTGGAAATCCGTGACCGGGCGATGTGGGAGTTGTTTTATTCCTCTGGCCTGCGCCTGAGCGAACTGGTGGGGCTGGATGTCGGCGACGTCGATTTCGCCGCCGGCAGCGTGTTCGTCCGTAACGGCAAGGGTGGCAAGGCGCGCTACGTGCCAGTCGGTGCCAGGGCACTCGAGGCCATCGGCGCCTGGCTGGAGGTACGTAGCGCTCTGACCGGCGCGGTGCGGCCGGCGCTGTTTGTCAGCCGGCAGGGGCGGCGCATCGCCCCGCGCACAGTGGAAATGCGGCTGGAGCGCTGGCGCGCCAAGTTGAATCTGGTCGAACGAGTCCATCCCCACATGTTGCGGCATTCCTTCGCCAGCCACATGCTGGAAGCCAGCAGCGACCTGCGGGCCGTGCAAGAGCTGCTCGGCCATGCTACGCTGGCCACGACGCAGATCTACACGCACGTCGATTTCCAGAGGCTCGCCGCCGTCTATGATCAGAGCCACCCGCGTGCGCGGCGCGACCGCCACCGGAAAGCCTGA
- a CDS encoding zinc-dependent peptidase translates to MPIFKFFKNLRRQRIFDEFPIDPAAFRSATGNVPLLERLPEAEREELRRLATLFLHEKIFESSGNLPLTEAMKIRIAALACLPVLHLDLDWYAGWRTVLVFPAEFVRPRESIDDIGVMHEWEETLGGEAWELGPVILSWADVEASGRGDGYNVVIHEMAHKLDMLNGPCDGFPPLHRGMKASAWAHDFTCAFNDFNARLDRGEHTLIDPYAGESPSEFFAVLSEYFFERPAVVDAEYPTVYAQMCQFYRTDPLQHTPALG, encoded by the coding sequence TTGCCGATCTTCAAATTCTTCAAGAACCTGCGCCGACAGCGGATTTTCGACGAATTTCCGATCGACCCGGCGGCATTCCGCTCCGCCACCGGCAACGTCCCACTGCTTGAGCGCTTGCCCGAAGCGGAGCGTGAGGAGCTCCGACGCCTGGCGACCCTGTTCCTTCACGAAAAAATCTTCGAATCCTCGGGCAATCTGCCTTTGACCGAAGCCATGAAGATCCGCATCGCCGCACTGGCCTGCCTCCCTGTACTCCATCTCGATCTCGATTGGTACGCCGGCTGGCGCACAGTGTTGGTGTTTCCCGCCGAATTCGTGCGGCCACGGGAATCCATAGACGACATTGGCGTCATGCACGAATGGGAGGAAACCCTTGGCGGCGAAGCCTGGGAATTGGGTCCGGTCATCCTTTCCTGGGCCGACGTGGAAGCTTCGGGGCGGGGCGATGGCTACAACGTCGTCATCCACGAAATGGCACACAAGCTGGACATGCTGAACGGCCCGTGTGACGGTTTCCCCCCGTTGCACAGGGGCATGAAGGCCTCGGCGTGGGCGCATGATTTCACCTGCGCGTTCAACGATTTCAACGCCCGGCTGGATCGGGGGGAACACACCCTCATCGACCCTTATGCTGGTGAATCGCCCTCGGAATTCTTCGCTGTGCTGAGCGAATATTTCTTCGAACGGCCCGCCGTGGTGGACGCTGAATACCCCACCGTCTACGCCCAGATGTGCCAGTTTTACCGGACCGACCCGCTGCAGCACACCCCCGCCCTGGGTTAG
- the lptM gene encoding LPS translocon maturation chaperone LptM gives MSKNHPALWLTVALTLLLGACGQKGPLYLPDREPARAEKQKS, from the coding sequence ATGAGCAAGAATCATCCCGCCCTCTGGCTGACCGTGGCGCTGACTTTGCTATTGGGCGCCTGTGGGCAGAAAGGTCCGCTGTATCTCCCCGACCGCGAGCCGGCGCGGGCCGAAAAGCAGAAGTCCTGA
- a CDS encoding L,D-transpeptidase family protein, with protein sequence MSANRMTLSAQRCAAIVLGGLLFSTVCAEVLPLPADGSDLVGQIKYVAARQEDTLIDIAREYSVGQDEIVMANPKVDRWLPGAGTQVTVPRQFILPNAPRNGIVVNIPEMRLYFYPSAGKGAKPTKVVTYPISIGRMDWRSPLGMTKVVAKVKDPVWRPPASIKAEHAKNGEILPDVVPAGPNNPLGQFAMRLGVPGYLIHGTDQDKSYGIGMRVTHGCIRMYPEDVARLFPEVAVGTPVNLVNQPVKLGWQGDTLYIEVSESLDEDRLSSADLMAKAVNLIQKEAATHSVTIDEAALKKAVEEPTGIPTVISLSAAAPLEAAAPYLPPGEAAPESGQIGQEPAAPRYETPIEAPAVGGPASSYGAEERPSTESLF encoded by the coding sequence ATGAGTGCGAATCGGATGACCCTGTCGGCGCAGCGTTGTGCTGCGATTGTCCTGGGAGGACTGTTGTTTTCCACGGTGTGCGCGGAGGTGTTACCGCTGCCGGCCGACGGCTCGGACTTGGTTGGCCAGATCAAATACGTGGCGGCCAGGCAGGAGGACACCTTGATCGACATCGCGCGGGAATACAGCGTGGGCCAGGACGAGATCGTGATGGCCAATCCCAAGGTCGACCGCTGGCTGCCGGGCGCGGGCACCCAGGTCACGGTGCCGCGGCAGTTCATTCTGCCCAATGCGCCGCGTAACGGCATCGTCGTCAACATCCCCGAAATGCGCTTGTATTTCTATCCCAGCGCGGGCAAGGGCGCCAAGCCGACCAAAGTCGTGACCTATCCCATCAGCATCGGCCGGATGGACTGGCGCTCCCCGCTGGGCATGACCAAAGTGGTGGCCAAGGTCAAGGACCCCGTGTGGCGTCCGCCCGCCTCGATCAAGGCCGAACATGCCAAGAACGGCGAAATCCTGCCCGACGTCGTCCCGGCCGGCCCCAACAACCCCCTCGGCCAGTTCGCCATGCGCCTGGGCGTGCCCGGGTATCTCATCCACGGGACCGACCAGGACAAGTCCTACGGCATTGGCATGCGGGTGACCCACGGCTGTATCCGCATGTACCCCGAAGACGTCGCCCGGCTGTTTCCCGAGGTTGCCGTCGGAACGCCGGTCAACCTCGTGAACCAGCCGGTCAAGCTGGGCTGGCAGGGTGATACACTCTACATCGAAGTGAGTGAATCGCTGGACGAGGACCGCCTGAGCTCAGCCGACCTCATGGCCAAAGCGGTGAACCTGATTCAGAAGGAAGCTGCGACCCATTCCGTCACCATCGACGAGGCAGCGTTGAAGAAGGCCGTCGAGGAGCCCACCGGCATTCCCACCGTGATAAGCCTGTCGGCAGCCGCGCCGCTCGAGGCCGCAGCGCCTTATTTACCGCCCGGCGAAGCGGCACCGGAAAGCGGCCAGATCGGGCAGGAGCCGGCGGCGCCGCGCTACGAAACCCCGATCGAAGCACCAGCCGTGGGCGGTCCCGCCAGCTCTTACGGCGCCGAGGAACGTCCGTCGACCGAAAGCCTTTTCTGA
- the lysA gene encoding diaminopimelate decarboxylase — translation MDHFNYRDGVLHAEEVPLSAIAERHGTPCYVYSRATLERHWHAFDDALGSCPHLVCYAVKANSNIAVLNLLARLGSGFDIVSAGELERVLAAGGDPSRVVFSGVGKREDELARALDTGIRCFNVEVAEELDRLDRLAGERGVKAPVSLRVNPDVDAGTHPYISTGLRENKFGIEVEEALAQYRRAARMPNLEVVGIDCHIGSQLTSSMPFIDALDRVLALVAQLRSEGIAIRHLDLGGGLGIRYRDEDPPHPTEYAEHLFSRLGRHDFEILIEPGRAVAGNAGILLTRVEYLKANQTKRFAIVDAAMNDLLRPALYGAWQEIVAVAPRNDVESYSYDIVGPVCETGDFLGKSRELALVPGDLLAVRSAGAYGFSMSSNYNSRPRPAEILVDGSAMHLIRERESVAQLFAAERLLP, via the coding sequence ATGGATCATTTCAATTATCGCGACGGCGTCCTCCATGCCGAGGAGGTGCCGCTGTCCGCCATTGCCGAACGTCATGGCACGCCCTGCTACGTCTACTCCCGCGCCACCTTGGAGCGGCACTGGCATGCCTTCGATGATGCACTGGGCAGCTGCCCGCATCTGGTCTGCTATGCCGTCAAGGCCAACTCCAATATTGCCGTCCTGAATCTCCTGGCGCGGCTGGGGTCGGGCTTCGACATTGTCTCGGCGGGCGAGCTGGAGCGGGTGCTGGCGGCGGGTGGCGATCCTTCCAGGGTGGTTTTCTCCGGTGTCGGCAAGCGTGAGGACGAGTTGGCGCGTGCCTTGGATACCGGTATCCGCTGCTTCAATGTCGAGGTGGCCGAAGAGCTCGACCGGCTCGACCGGCTGGCCGGCGAGCGCGGCGTCAAGGCGCCGGTGTCTCTGCGAGTGAATCCGGACGTCGATGCCGGCACTCACCCCTACATCTCGACCGGTCTGCGCGAGAACAAGTTCGGCATCGAAGTGGAAGAGGCGCTTGCGCAGTACCGCCGTGCAGCGCGGATGCCCAACCTGGAAGTCGTCGGCATCGACTGCCACATCGGTTCGCAGCTTACCAGTTCCATGCCGTTCATCGACGCGCTGGACCGGGTGCTGGCGCTGGTCGCTCAGTTGCGCAGCGAAGGCATCGCGATCCGTCACCTGGACCTCGGCGGCGGCCTGGGTATCCGTTACCGCGACGAGGATCCGCCGCATCCGACGGAATACGCCGAACATTTGTTCTCCCGGCTCGGTCGCCACGATTTTGAAATCCTGATCGAGCCGGGCCGTGCGGTCGCCGGTAACGCCGGCATCTTGCTGACCCGGGTGGAATATCTCAAAGCCAATCAGACCAAGCGTTTCGCGATCGTCGATGCGGCAATGAACGACCTGCTGCGCCCGGCGCTGTATGGTGCCTGGCAGGAGATCGTCGCGGTCGCGCCACGTAACGATGTGGAATCGTACAGCTACGACATCGTCGGACCGGTCTGCGAAACCGGCGATTTCCTGGGCAAGTCGCGCGAGTTGGCACTGGTCCCAGGCGACCTGCTGGCGGTGCGCTCCGCCGGTGCCTACGGCTTCAGCATGAGTTCGAATTACAACTCCAGGCCACGGCCGGCCGAAATCCTGGTGGATGGCAGCGCCATGCACCTGATCCGGGAGCGGGAGAGCGTGGCTCAACTCTTCGCTGCTGAGCGGCTGCTGCCGTAG